From Streptomyces sp. TLI_105, the proteins below share one genomic window:
- a CDS encoding thioredoxin domain-containing protein, with translation MPNRLAHETSPYLLQHADNPVDWWPWSAEAFEEARRRDVPVLLSVGYSSCHWCHVMAHESFEDDTTAALVNDNFVAVKVDREERPDVDAVYMEAVQAATGQGGWPMTVFLTPDAAPFYFGTYFPPEPRHGMPSFPEVLEGVRAAWADRRGEVDEVADRIVKDLAGRSLAYGGDGVPGEEELAGALLALTREYDATRGGFGGAPKFPPSMVLEFLLRHHARTGSEGALQMAADTCEAMARGGIYDQLGGGFSRYAVDRAWVVPHFEKMLYDNALLCRVYAHLWKATGSDLARRVALETADFMVRELRTPEGGFASALDADSDDGSGKHVEGAYYVWTPAQLAEVLGAEDAALAAAHYGVTEDGTFEHGSSVLQLPREAGPADAARLASIAARLLAAREERARPGRDDKVVAAWNGLAIAALAETGALFDRSDLVERATEAADLLVRVHMDEAARLTRTSKDGRAGTNAGVLEDYADVAEGFLALAAVTGEGTWLEFAGFLLDIVLDRFTAEGGALYDTAHDAEALIRRPQDPTDNAAPSGWTAAAGALLSYAAHTGSEAHRAGAVGALGVVKALGPRAPRFIGWGLAVAEALLDGPREIAVVGEPSDPAFRELRRTALLATTPGAVLATGAPGGEEFPLLADRPLVGGAAAAYVCRHFTCDAPVTDPAELRRKL, from the coding sequence ATGCCGAACCGACTGGCCCATGAGACCTCCCCGTACCTCCTGCAGCACGCCGACAACCCGGTCGACTGGTGGCCGTGGTCGGCCGAGGCCTTCGAGGAGGCCCGGCGCCGCGACGTCCCCGTGCTGCTCAGCGTCGGGTATTCCAGCTGTCACTGGTGCCATGTCATGGCGCACGAATCCTTCGAGGACGACACCACCGCCGCCCTGGTCAACGACAACTTCGTCGCCGTGAAGGTCGACCGCGAGGAGCGCCCCGACGTCGACGCCGTCTACATGGAGGCGGTGCAGGCGGCGACCGGCCAGGGCGGCTGGCCGATGACCGTCTTCCTCACCCCGGACGCCGCTCCCTTCTACTTCGGTACGTACTTCCCGCCCGAGCCCCGCCACGGCATGCCGTCCTTCCCGGAGGTCCTCGAAGGCGTCCGGGCCGCCTGGGCCGACCGTCGCGGCGAGGTCGACGAGGTCGCGGACCGCATCGTGAAGGACCTCGCGGGCCGCTCCCTCGCCTACGGCGGCGACGGCGTCCCCGGCGAGGAGGAGCTGGCGGGAGCCCTGCTCGCCCTCACCCGCGAGTACGACGCGACCCGCGGCGGCTTCGGCGGCGCCCCCAAGTTCCCGCCGTCGATGGTCCTGGAGTTCCTGCTCCGCCACCACGCCCGTACGGGCTCCGAGGGCGCCCTCCAGATGGCCGCCGACACCTGCGAGGCGATGGCCCGCGGCGGCATCTACGACCAGCTCGGCGGCGGCTTCTCCCGCTACGCCGTGGACCGCGCCTGGGTGGTCCCGCACTTCGAGAAGATGCTCTACGACAACGCCCTGCTCTGCCGGGTGTACGCGCACCTGTGGAAGGCCACGGGCAGCGACCTGGCCCGCCGGGTCGCCCTGGAGACCGCCGACTTCATGGTCCGTGAGCTCCGCACCCCCGAGGGCGGCTTCGCCTCCGCGCTCGACGCCGACTCCGACGACGGCAGCGGCAAGCACGTCGAGGGCGCCTACTACGTGTGGACCCCCGCGCAGCTGGCCGAGGTCCTCGGCGCGGAGGACGCCGCCCTCGCGGCCGCCCACTACGGCGTCACCGAGGACGGCACCTTCGAGCACGGCAGCTCCGTCCTCCAGCTTCCGCGGGAGGCGGGCCCGGCCGACGCCGCCCGGCTCGCCTCGATCGCGGCCCGGCTCCTCGCCGCCCGCGAGGAGCGAGCGCGCCCCGGCCGTGACGACAAGGTCGTCGCGGCCTGGAACGGCCTCGCGATCGCCGCCCTGGCCGAGACCGGCGCCCTCTTCGACCGCTCCGACCTGGTCGAGCGCGCCACCGAGGCCGCCGACCTCCTCGTCCGCGTCCACATGGACGAGGCCGCCCGGCTCACCCGGACGTCCAAGGACGGCCGGGCCGGGACGAACGCGGGGGTCCTGGAGGACTACGCCGACGTCGCCGAGGGGTTCCTCGCCCTCGCCGCCGTCACCGGCGAGGGCACCTGGCTGGAGTTCGCCGGCTTCCTCCTGGACATCGTCCTCGACCGCTTCACCGCCGAGGGCGGCGCGCTGTACGACACGGCCCACGACGCCGAGGCCCTCATCCGGCGCCCCCAGGACCCCACCGACAACGCCGCCCCGTCGGGCTGGACCGCCGCCGCCGGAGCGCTCCTCTCGTACGCCGCGCACACCGGCTCCGAGGCCCACCGCGCAGGCGCCGTGGGCGCCCTCGGCGTGGTCAAGGCCCTCGGCCCGCGCGCGCCCCGGTTCATCGGCTGGGGCCTGGCCGTCGCCGAGGCCCTCCTCGACGGGCCCCGCGAGATCGCCGTCGTCGGCGAGCCCTCCGACCCGGCCTTCCGGGAGCTGCGGCGCACCGCGCTCCTGGCCACCACGCCCGGCGCGGTCCTCGCCACCGGAGCCCCCGGCGGCGAGGAGTTCCCGCTCCTGGCGGACCGGCCGCTGGTGGGCGGGGCGGCCGCCGCGTACGTCTGCCGTCACTTCACCTGCGACGCCCCGGTCACCGACCCGGCCGAGCTGCGCCGGAAGCTCTGA
- the greA gene encoding transcription elongation factor GreA codes for MTQTSDNVTWLTQEAYTKLKDELEYLTGPARTEIAAKIAAAREEGDLRENGGYHAAKEEQGKQELRVRQLTQLLEHAKVGEAPAEEGVVAPGMVVTIAFDGDENDTLDFLLASREYASDDIETYSPQSPLGVGVNGKKVGEDAEYELPNGKKATVRILSAKPYTG; via the coding sequence GTGACCCAGACCAGCGACAACGTCACCTGGCTCACCCAGGAGGCGTACACCAAGCTCAAGGACGAGCTTGAGTACCTGACTGGTCCCGCGCGTACCGAGATCGCCGCCAAGATCGCAGCGGCGCGCGAAGAGGGCGACCTGCGCGAGAACGGCGGGTACCACGCGGCCAAGGAGGAGCAGGGCAAGCAGGAGCTCCGGGTCCGCCAGCTCACCCAGCTCCTGGAGCACGCCAAGGTCGGCGAGGCTCCGGCCGAAGAGGGCGTCGTCGCGCCCGGCATGGTCGTCACGATCGCCTTCGACGGCGACGAGAACGACACGCTGGACTTCCTGCTCGCCTCCCGCGAGTACGCGAGCGACGACATCGAGACGTACTCGCCGCAGTCGCCGCTCGGCGTCGGCGTCAACGGCAAGAAGGTCGGCGAGGACGCGGAGTACGAGCTGCCGAACGGCAAGAAGGCCACGGTGAGGATCCTCAGCGCGAAGCCGTACACCGGCTGA
- a CDS encoding DUF4307 domain-containing protein, with protein MSAVREQLPEGRYGRSADERADRKLKIAGAVLGVLFLGMMGWFGWHYVVDNKISAEMIKFDVVSADEVQVHLEIRKDEGVKGVCTLRSRSEDGAEVARKDVRIDDAASRVDRVFSLRTTARATSAELIGCTAR; from the coding sequence ATGAGCGCGGTGCGAGAGCAGCTGCCCGAGGGGCGCTACGGGCGCTCCGCGGACGAGCGGGCCGACCGCAAGCTCAAGATCGCCGGCGCGGTGCTCGGGGTCCTCTTCCTCGGCATGATGGGCTGGTTCGGCTGGCACTACGTCGTCGACAACAAGATCAGCGCCGAGATGATCAAGTTCGACGTGGTGAGCGCCGACGAGGTCCAGGTGCACCTGGAGATCCGCAAGGACGAGGGCGTCAAGGGCGTCTGCACGCTGCGCTCGCGTTCCGAGGACGGGGCCGAGGTGGCCCGCAAGGACGTCCGGATCGACGACGCCGCGAGCCGGGTCGACCGCGTCTTCTCGCTCCGCACGACCGCCCGCGCGACGAGCGCCGAACTCATCGGGTGTACGGCGCGGTAG
- a CDS encoding tetratricopeptide repeat protein, whose product MRESHRTEAERLLERAVAEEVRTSGGRADTEALLARGRAELDAVVGAVEGAGGAYAVYLRAVEEAEAAGRTTRPADRFAGPVIGGSALVTGIAAAAAFGADLALGTTAGTALGAGAAVAVAGAAATVLRATTGPGRAAGRRGGDGEAGRPDVVEQSRLAWLTALETQGIRPFLEREREAPAAERSGAGASEAGASGPGASEAGGGRFEAGTGGAGASGAGGGLGKAEGSGAGGSTGGAGAGAVGGAGAFEAGAGRGATGGGAFEAGAGGAYEVDTGRGTAGGGAFGAGTGRDVVGAGAFEVGAAGGGPFTAGSGVGGGRRVDRSAAARARVVLERSFGHLPDPGGAFAGRREELARITRWVQAGRAAPLTRPTVVLLHGEPGSGRTTLAVRAAHALRDQFRGACVVDLRGGATGERPVTTREALLHLLNRLGAPRDRLLFREGASAEQQVRQLSELYRRQLSGVPVVLILDDVADASQVRALLPERSDSLVLVTCREPLDLGADVPAEVHALPVAALDAAGAEELLRATAAAPDPGPYDAEAFERIRELCGGLPLALRVAGSLLGGRSMDDLAHVLARPGWGADPVERALSVRYFLDFDEDARQLLRRLALAGRASLGAAAAAALLGGSGPEAARRLRELSAAGLLDHVRGERYRLHDVVRAFAAGRLLDEEDAAEIAAAQERLVRNHAELADAVIRMVDGKMSTRADRFDGHGFGSLEAALGWLDEESSFLTAALRHAEGVDQQTVLDLLSALCDYCLLRGDLYRLGEINELAESVGQGLLTRSVRWRTGIAARQLGELDKAHQTLTSVVSLYQEAHQDAGAALALCSLGITLHHQGRLTEAAARLREALALQEPESLAADRGWTLHALAAVERDRGDLAEATALLERSLALHREHESLHGEAWAHFQYGQVLLVRGDTAGAEGELRRALETYGRVRDGRGEAWALTQLARARLAAGEAEPAVEELRGALARHREQEDARGEAWTLYHLGQALEERGDRDEAVRELGRARSMFSRMRDLYGLACARHHLGRVTRDQQAARAGNLRNSGFARQLLVDARADFRRIGVAHGEAWACLELAIVDAGNGRVPQALALCEEARSLFEGYGDRRGADWARLLRCGLLPHAVPGSPEPGVASAREELAALAADRHPARDPRLDDCAEAHGLLLDRGIAPSTPWQAWDLGLVPTRHAREILGVRGGPGEAGARKDPAAP is encoded by the coding sequence ATGCGGGAGAGTCACCGGACCGAGGCCGAGCGGCTGTTGGAACGGGCCGTCGCGGAGGAGGTACGGACCTCCGGGGGCCGGGCCGACACGGAGGCGCTCCTCGCGCGGGGCCGGGCGGAGTTGGACGCGGTGGTGGGAGCCGTGGAGGGCGCCGGCGGCGCCTACGCGGTCTATCTGCGGGCGGTGGAGGAGGCGGAGGCGGCCGGGCGGACGACGCGGCCGGCGGATCGTTTCGCCGGTCCGGTGATCGGGGGCTCCGCCCTGGTCACGGGCATCGCCGCGGCCGCCGCCTTCGGCGCGGACCTGGCGCTCGGCACGACGGCGGGGACGGCACTCGGCGCGGGCGCGGCGGTCGCCGTGGCCGGTGCGGCGGCGACCGTCCTCCGCGCGACGACGGGACCCGGCAGGGCGGCGGGGCGCCGCGGCGGGGACGGTGAGGCGGGGCGGCCCGACGTGGTCGAGCAGTCACGGCTCGCCTGGCTGACGGCCCTTGAGACACAGGGGATACGGCCGTTCCTGGAGCGGGAACGGGAGGCGCCCGCGGCCGAGCGGTCGGGGGCGGGGGCGTCGGAGGCGGGGGCGAGTGGACCGGGGGCTTCGGAGGCAGGGGGCGGGCGGTTCGAGGCCGGTACGGGTGGGGCGGGGGCTTCGGGGGCCGGGGGCGGGCTGGGGAAGGCCGAAGGTTCGGGGGCCGGGGGCTCGACGGGCGGGGCCGGGGCGGGCGCGGTGGGCGGGGCTGGGGCTTTCGAGGCGGGCGCAGGTCGGGGCGCCACCGGAGGCGGGGCTTTCGAGGCGGGCGCGGGCGGGGCGTACGAGGTGGACACGGGCCGGGGCACGGCCGGAGGCGGGGCGTTCGGGGCGGGCACGGGCCGGGACGTAGTCGGGGCCGGGGCGTTCGAGGTGGGCGCGGCCGGAGGTGGGCCGTTCACTGCGGGGTCCGGCGTGGGCGGAGGGCGGCGGGTCGATCGGAGTGCGGCGGCTCGGGCTCGGGTCGTGCTGGAGCGGTCCTTCGGGCATCTGCCCGACCCCGGCGGGGCGTTCGCCGGCCGGCGCGAGGAGCTGGCCCGCATCACCCGGTGGGTGCAGGCAGGGCGGGCCGCGCCGCTCACCCGGCCGACCGTCGTGCTGCTGCACGGCGAGCCCGGTTCCGGTCGCACCACGCTCGCCGTGCGGGCCGCGCACGCGCTGCGCGACCAGTTCCGCGGGGCCTGCGTGGTGGACCTGCGGGGCGGCGCGACCGGCGAGCGGCCCGTGACCACCCGGGAGGCCCTGCTGCACCTGCTGAACCGGCTCGGCGCCCCGCGCGACCGGCTGCTCTTCCGCGAGGGCGCCTCGGCGGAGCAACAGGTGCGGCAGCTCTCCGAGTTGTACCGGCGGCAGTTGAGCGGGGTGCCGGTCGTACTGATCCTCGACGACGTCGCCGACGCCTCCCAGGTGCGGGCCCTGCTGCCGGAGCGGTCCGACAGCCTGGTCCTGGTGACCTGCCGGGAGCCGCTGGACCTCGGCGCGGACGTACCGGCCGAGGTACACGCCCTGCCGGTGGCCGCGCTCGACGCGGCGGGCGCCGAGGAGCTGCTGCGCGCGACGGCCGCCGCGCCCGACCCCGGCCCGTACGACGCCGAGGCCTTCGAGCGGATACGGGAGCTGTGCGGCGGGCTGCCGCTGGCCCTGCGGGTCGCGGGCTCCCTGCTCGGGGGCCGCTCCATGGACGACCTGGCGCATGTCCTCGCCCGCCCCGGCTGGGGCGCCGACCCGGTCGAACGCGCCCTGTCCGTAAGGTACTTCCTCGACTTCGACGAGGACGCCCGGCAGCTGCTCCGGCGGCTCGCGCTGGCCGGGCGGGCGTCCCTCGGCGCGGCGGCGGCCGCCGCGCTGCTCGGCGGGAGCGGGCCGGAGGCGGCCCGGCGGCTGCGGGAGCTCTCCGCGGCCGGGCTGCTCGACCACGTGCGCGGGGAGCGCTACCGGCTGCACGACGTGGTGCGCGCCTTCGCGGCCGGCCGGCTCCTCGACGAGGAGGACGCGGCCGAGATCGCGGCGGCGCAGGAGCGGCTCGTCCGCAACCACGCGGAGCTCGCCGACGCGGTGATCCGGATGGTCGACGGCAAGATGTCGACCCGGGCCGACCGCTTCGACGGGCACGGCTTCGGCTCCCTGGAGGCGGCGCTCGGCTGGCTCGACGAGGAGTCCAGCTTCCTCACGGCGGCCCTGCGGCACGCGGAGGGCGTCGACCAGCAGACCGTCCTCGATCTGCTCAGCGCGCTCTGCGACTACTGCCTGCTGCGCGGCGACCTGTACCGGCTGGGCGAGATCAACGAGCTGGCCGAGTCCGTCGGGCAGGGGCTGCTCACGCGCTCGGTGCGGTGGCGGACCGGCATCGCGGCCCGGCAGCTCGGCGAGCTCGACAAGGCCCACCAGACGCTGACCTCGGTCGTCTCCCTCTACCAGGAGGCCCACCAGGACGCCGGGGCCGCGCTCGCGCTCTGCTCGCTCGGGATCACCCTGCACCACCAGGGGCGGCTCACGGAGGCCGCGGCGCGCCTGCGGGAGGCGCTCGCGCTCCAGGAGCCGGAGTCGCTGGCCGCCGACCGGGGCTGGACGCTGCACGCGCTGGCGGCCGTGGAGCGCGATCGGGGCGACCTGGCCGAGGCGACGGCGCTGCTCGAACGGTCGCTCGCCCTGCACCGGGAGCACGAGTCGCTGCACGGCGAGGCGTGGGCGCACTTCCAGTACGGGCAGGTGCTGCTGGTCCGGGGCGACACGGCGGGCGCGGAGGGCGAGCTGCGGCGCGCCCTGGAGACGTACGGGCGCGTCCGCGACGGGCGCGGGGAGGCCTGGGCGCTGACCCAGCTGGCCCGGGCGCGGCTCGCCGCCGGGGAGGCGGAGCCAGCGGTGGAGGAGCTGCGCGGGGCGCTCGCCCGGCACCGGGAGCAGGAGGACGCGCGCGGCGAGGCGTGGACGCTGTACCACCTGGGGCAGGCCCTGGAGGAGCGGGGCGACCGGGACGAGGCGGTGCGGGAGCTGGGGCGGGCGCGGTCGATGTTCTCGCGGATGCGGGATCTGTACGGCCTCGCGTGCGCCCGGCACCACCTGGGCCGGGTCACCCGGGACCAGCAGGCGGCGCGGGCGGGCAACCTGCGCAATTCGGGGTTCGCCCGGCAGCTGCTCGTGGACGCGCGGGCGGACTTCCGCCGGATCGGGGTCGCCCACGGCGAGGCGTGGGCCTGTCTGGAGCTCGCGATCGTCGACGCGGGCAACGGGCGGGTCCCGCAGGCGCTCGCGCTGTGCGAGGAGGCGCGGTCGCTCTTCGAGGGGTACGGCGACCGGCGGGGCGCGGACTGGGCCCGTCTGCTGCGCTGCGGGCTGCTGCCGCACGCGGTCCCGGGGAGTCCGGAGCCGGGGGTGGCGTCGGCGCGCGAGGAGCTCGCGGCGCTGGCCGCGGACCGTCATCCGGCGCGCGACCCGAGGCTCGACGACTGCGCCGAGGCCCACGGCCTGCTCCTGGACCGGGGCATCGCCCCGTCGACCCCCTGGCAGGCCTGGGACCTGGGCCTGGTCCCGACCCGCCACGCCCGCGAGATCCTGGGCGTACGGGGAGGGCCCGGGGAGGCGGGGGCCCGGAAGGACCCTGCCGCGCCGTAG
- the mca gene encoding mycothiol conjugate amidase Mca, which produces MTEQLRLMAVHAHPDDESSKGAATMAKYVSEGVDVLVVTCTGGERGSVLNPKLQGDPYIEANIHEVRRKEMDEAREILGVSQEWLGFVDSGLPEGDPLPPLPEGCFALEDVDTAAGALVRKIRSFRPQVVTTYDENGGYPHPDHIMTHKITMVAFDGAADAEKYPEAEFGPVWQPLKLYYNQGFNRPRTEALHKALLERGLESPYGDWLKRWDEFGGKARNLTTHVPCADFFETRDKALIAHRTQIDPDGGWFRVPMEIQKEVWPTEEYELSKALVPTSLPEEDLFAGIRDNA; this is translated from the coding sequence TTGACTGAGCAGCTGCGACTGATGGCCGTTCACGCCCACCCCGACGACGAGTCGAGCAAGGGTGCGGCCACGATGGCCAAGTACGTGTCCGAGGGGGTGGACGTCCTGGTGGTGACGTGCACGGGCGGCGAGCGCGGCTCGGTCCTGAACCCCAAGCTTCAGGGCGACCCCTACATCGAGGCGAACATCCACGAGGTGCGCCGCAAGGAGATGGACGAGGCCCGCGAGATCCTCGGCGTCTCCCAGGAATGGCTGGGATTCGTCGACTCGGGGCTCCCCGAGGGCGACCCGCTGCCCCCGCTTCCCGAGGGCTGCTTCGCCCTGGAGGACGTCGACACGGCGGCCGGGGCGCTGGTCCGCAAGATCCGCTCCTTCCGTCCCCAGGTCGTCACGACCTACGACGAGAACGGCGGATACCCGCACCCCGACCACATCATGACCCACAAGATCACGATGGTGGCCTTCGACGGCGCGGCCGACGCCGAGAAGTACCCGGAGGCCGAGTTCGGCCCGGTCTGGCAGCCCCTGAAGCTCTACTACAACCAGGGCTTCAACCGCCCCCGCACCGAGGCCCTGCACAAGGCCCTCCTGGAGCGCGGCCTGGAGTCGCCGTACGGGGACTGGCTGAAGCGCTGGGACGAGTTCGGCGGCAAGGCGCGCAACCTCACCACGCACGTCCCCTGCGCGGACTTCTTCGAGACCCGCGACAAGGCGCTGATCGCCCACCGCACCCAGATCGACCCCGACGGCGGCTGGTTCCGGGTCCCGATGGAGATCCAGAAGGAGGTCTGGCCGACGGAGGAGTACGAGCTCAGCAAGGCGCTGGTCCCGACCTCCCTCCCCGAGGAAGATCTCTTCGCGGGCATCCGCGACAATGCCTGA